In the genome of Sphingomonas naphthae, one region contains:
- a CDS encoding 5-formyltetrahydrofolate cyclo-ligase — protein MTSKADLRSELRRRRADYVAAERAGGGLLVPTLMIAEYAARHLPASGTIAAYVAQGDEVDPTPLLFQAIDRGLTIALPWVATRAEPMRFHHWFPGDELVPGPFGLLQPRTDTAELVPDVVFTPLVGFDRRGHRLGQGAGYYDRALARLPNARAIGLAWAVQEVDALPFEPWDVPLYGIATECEWIGA, from the coding sequence ATGACGAGCAAGGCCGACCTCCGCTCCGAACTGCGCCGCCGCCGGGCCGACTATGTCGCGGCGGAGCGCGCCGGCGGCGGCCTGCTGGTGCCGACGCTGATGATCGCCGAATATGCCGCGCGCCACCTGCCCGCATCGGGCACGATCGCCGCCTATGTGGCGCAGGGCGACGAGGTCGATCCCACCCCTTTGCTGTTTCAGGCGATCGATCGTGGCCTGACGATCGCGCTGCCGTGGGTGGCGACACGGGCCGAGCCGATGCGTTTCCACCACTGGTTTCCCGGCGACGAGCTGGTCCCCGGCCCCTTCGGCCTGCTCCAGCCGCGCACCGACACGGCTGAACTGGTGCCGGACGTGGTGTTCACGCCGCTGGTGGGTTTCGACCGGCGCGGCCACCGGCTGGGCCAAGGCGCGGGCTATTACGATCGCGCGCTGGCGCGGCTGCCGAACGCGCGAGCGATCGGGCTGGCATGGGCGGTGCAGGAGGTGGATGCCCTGCCCTTCGAGCCGTGGGACGTGCCCCTTTACGGCATCGCCACCGAATGCGAGTGGATCGGCGCATGA
- a CDS encoding NAD(P)H-hydrate dehydratase has translation MALGALKPAHRLQPAARHCGTLLVGDIGIAVESRTSLIGRPHLPAPGPEDHKYSRGMVAVLAGGMPGAAQLAAEAAARSGAGYVLLAGETATGAGPAAIVRRAIGLPELFPILANPHIGAIVVGPGIAERDAPRAEAAFRAGRPLVIDAGAIAMARGRAFDAAVLTPHEGEFARVFGDLPGSKLDRARAAACFANAVVLLKGADSIVAAPDGRAAIAPPAPAWLATAGTGDVLAGIVAAMLARGLDRFDAACAALWLHGRAGEAAGPALIADDLLMRLPALIGACAH, from the coding sequence GTGGCGCTTGGCGCGCTCAAGCCTGCTCACCGCCTCCAGCCCGCCGCCCGCCATTGCGGCACGCTGCTCGTCGGCGACATCGGCATTGCGGTGGAGAGCCGGACCAGCCTCATCGGCCGCCCGCATCTGCCCGCGCCGGGGCCGGAGGATCACAAATACAGCCGGGGCATGGTGGCGGTGCTGGCCGGCGGGATGCCCGGCGCGGCGCAGCTCGCGGCCGAGGCGGCGGCGCGATCGGGCGCCGGCTATGTCCTGCTCGCCGGCGAGACCGCCACCGGCGCCGGCCCGGCGGCGATCGTCCGCCGCGCGATCGGCCTGCCCGAGCTGTTCCCCATCCTCGCCAACCCGCATATCGGCGCGATCGTGGTCGGGCCGGGCATCGCCGAGCGCGACGCGCCCCGCGCCGAGGCCGCCTTCCGCGCGGGCCGCCCTTTGGTGATCGACGCCGGCGCCATCGCCATGGCGCGCGGCCGCGCGTTCGACGCCGCCGTCCTCACGCCCCACGAAGGCGAGTTCGCGCGCGTGTTCGGCGATCTGCCCGGCAGCAAGCTCGATCGCGCCCGCGCCGCCGCCTGTTTCGCCAACGCCGTCGTCCTGCTCAAAGGCGCCGACAGCATCGTCGCCGCGCCCGACGGCCGCGCCGCCATCGCCCCACCGGCCCCCGCCTGGCTGGCGACGGCGGGCACGGGCGACGTGCTGGCGGGGATCGTCGCCGCCATGCTGGCGCGCGGCCTCGACCGGTTCGACGCCGCCTGCGCCGCCTTGTGGCTCCATGGGCGGGCAGGGGAGGCCGCCGGCCCGGCGCTGATCGCGGACGATCTGCTAATGCGCCTGCCGGCCTTGATCGGCGCCTGCGCACATTGA
- a CDS encoding iron-sulfur cluster assembly scaffold protein, translated as MSAALYNTTILRLAASIPHHARLADPHATAERRSPVCGSRVTVDVMLGEDGCVAEIGQLVRACALGQASASLMGAHAIGRSPAELTATRDALAAFLAGTRDDPGDWPGLDIFAPARPHSARHASIRLAFEAVAEAAERAATRDTTSGTTAAA; from the coding sequence ATGAGCGCGGCGCTGTACAACACCACGATCCTCCGGCTGGCGGCATCGATCCCGCACCATGCGCGATTGGCCGACCCCCATGCCACCGCCGAGCGCCGCTCGCCCGTCTGCGGCAGCCGCGTCACGGTGGACGTGATGCTGGGCGAGGACGGCTGCGTCGCCGAAATCGGACAGCTCGTCCGCGCCTGCGCGCTGGGCCAGGCCTCCGCCTCGCTGATGGGCGCGCACGCGATCGGCCGCAGCCCCGCCGAACTTACCGCCACGCGCGACGCGCTGGCCGCTTTCCTGGCGGGCACGCGCGACGATCCGGGCGACTGGCCGGGTCTCGACATCTTCGCCCCCGCCCGCCCGCACAGCGCGCGCCACGCCTCGATCCGCCTCGCCTTCGAGGCGGTCGCCGAAGCCGCCGAGCGCGCCGCCACCCGCGACACCACCTCCGGCACCACGGCCGCCGCATGA
- a CDS encoding IS630 family transposase (programmed frameshift) — MARAYSQDLRDRVIDAVLRGGESRRSASRRFGVSEASAIKWVQRVERLGDRRCAGTGGHRPSKVKPERDWLLATIAEEPDITLAALSARLLAERGVRADTGMLSRFFTGEGISFKKTVLPSEQDRRDVARRRASWKRYQGKLDPRRLVFIDETWAKTNMTRTHGRCRRGERLHAKVPHGHWKTLTFLAALRHDRIDAPAVIDGPINGKSFLAYVEQILIPTLGPGDIVILDNLGSHKGEAVRSAIRAAGARLLFLPPYSPDLNPIEQVFAKLKTLLRKAAERTVETTWRRIGSLLDAFYPSECANYLVNSGYASI, encoded by the exons ATGGCACGAGCCTATTCGCAAGATTTGAGGGACCGGGTGATCGATGCGGTGCTGCGTGGCGGAGAGAGCCGGCGGTCTGCGTCGCGGCGCTTCGGGGTAAGCGAGGCCTCGGCGATCAAATGGGTGCAGCGGGTCGAGCGGCTGGGTGACCGGCGGTGCGCCGGCACTGGCGGGCACCGTCCCTCGAAGGTGAAGCCGGAGCGCGACTGGTTGCTGGCGACGATCGCGGAGGAGCCCGACATCACACTGGCGGCCCTGTCGGCCCGGCTACTGGCCGAGCGCGGCGTACGGGCGGACACCGGCATGCTGTCGCGCTTCTTCACCGGCGAAGGCATCAGCTTC AAAAAAACCGTGCTGCCCAGCGAGCAGGACCGGCGTGACGTTGCCCGCCGGCGGGCGAGCTGGAAACGGTATCAGGGCAAGCTCGATCCCCGGCGGCTGGTCTTTATCGACGAGACCTGGGCCAAGACCAACATGACGCGCACCCATGGGCGTTGTCGGCGCGGGGAGCGTCTCCATGCCAAGGTGCCGCATGGCCACTGGAAGACGCTGACTTTCCTGGCGGCGCTCCGCCACGACCGGATCGATGCACCTGCGGTGATCGATGGCCCGATCAACGGCAAAAGCTTCCTCGCCTACGTCGAGCAAATCCTCATCCCGACGCTTGGCCCCGGCGACATCGTCATCCTCGACAATCTCGGCAGCCACAAAGGTGAGGCTGTGCGCAGCGCCATCCGGGCCGCAGGTGCAAGGCTACTGTTCCTTCCGCCCTACAGCCCAGACCTCAACCCGATCGAGCAGGTCTTCGCCAAGCTCAAGACGCTCCTCCGCAAGGCCGCAGAGCGCACTGTCGAAACCACATGGCGACGCATCGGATCGCTCCTCGACGCCTTCTACCCGTCCGAATGCGCCAATTACCTCGTCAACTCCGGCTATGCTTCAATCTAA
- a CDS encoding DUF423 domain-containing protein — translation MRRAGGGGGLVALLAALSGAAGVIAGAMGAHGFTGKPAEWLRTGAEYQLVHAVAALVAAQMGARLAAWSFVAGGALFAGTLYAMALGMPHWLGAVTPIGGVGLILGWLVLAVRVMRR, via the coding sequence ATGAGGCGGGCGGGCGGTGGTGGCGGTCTGGTCGCCTTGTTGGCGGCGCTCTCGGGCGCGGCGGGCGTGATCGCGGGCGCGATGGGCGCGCACGGCTTTACCGGCAAGCCCGCCGAATGGCTGCGCACGGGCGCCGAATATCAGCTGGTCCATGCCGTGGCCGCGCTGGTCGCGGCGCAGATGGGCGCGCGGCTGGCGGCATGGTCCTTCGTGGCCGGCGGGGCGCTGTTCGCGGGCACGCTCTATGCGATGGCGCTGGGCATGCCCCATTGGCTGGGCGCGGTCACGCCGATCGGCGGTGTGGGGCTGATCCTCGGCTGGCTGGTGCTGGCCGTGCGGGTGATGCGGCGGTAG
- the ilvD gene encoding dihydroxy-acid dehydratase: MTHIFDKSRLPSRYVSVGVESAPHRSYYYAMGLTEEEIARPFVGIASAGNDSAPCNTTLDAQADWCRQGVNENGGMPRRFNTITVTDGIAMGHQGMKSSLVSREVIADSVELSVRGHCYDALVTFAGCDKSLPGMMMAMLRLNVPSIFVYGGSILPGRYQERDLTVIDVFEVVGRYAAGNCPLSEVTAIEKAACPGHGACGGQYTANTMACVGEAIGLSLPNSNMAPAPYKSREEIAVAAGRQIMELLKINLRPRDICTREAFENAARIVAATGGSTNGALHLPAMAHECGIDFDLFDVADIFKTTPYIADLKPGGRYVAKDMYEAGGIYMLMKTLHAEGLLHGDCMTVTGKTLAENIDQVTWNPDQKVIYDAKAPITPTGGVVGLKGSLAPEGAIVKVAGMKRLQFTGTAKVYEREEDAFAAVEAQQITDGDVVVIRYEGPKGGPGMREMLSTTAALYGQGLGEKVALITDGRFSGGTRGFCIGHVGPEAADGGPIALVENGDKIAIDAEAGTIDLLVDEAVLAERRAAWVPRRNDYQAGALWRYAQNVGPAWAGAVTHPGGRAETHVFADI, translated from the coding sequence ATGACGCACATCTTCGATAAATCCCGCCTGCCCAGCCGCTACGTCTCGGTCGGCGTGGAGAGCGCCCCGCACCGCAGCTATTATTACGCCATGGGCCTCACCGAGGAGGAGATCGCGCGGCCGTTCGTGGGCATCGCGTCCGCCGGTAACGACAGCGCGCCCTGCAACACCACGCTCGACGCGCAGGCCGATTGGTGCCGCCAGGGCGTGAACGAGAATGGCGGGATGCCGCGCCGCTTCAACACGATCACCGTCACCGATGGCATCGCCATGGGCCATCAGGGGATGAAATCCTCGCTCGTCAGCCGCGAGGTGATCGCGGATTCGGTCGAACTCAGCGTGCGCGGCCATTGCTACGACGCGCTCGTCACCTTCGCCGGCTGCGACAAGTCGCTGCCCGGCATGATGATGGCGATGCTGCGGCTCAACGTGCCGTCGATCTTCGTCTATGGCGGATCGATCCTGCCGGGCCGCTATCAGGAGCGCGACCTGACCGTGATCGACGTGTTCGAGGTGGTCGGCCGCTATGCCGCCGGCAATTGCCCGCTGTCCGAGGTGACCGCGATCGAGAAGGCGGCCTGCCCCGGCCATGGCGCGTGCGGCGGCCAATATACCGCCAACACCATGGCCTGCGTCGGCGAGGCGATCGGGCTTTCGCTGCCCAACAGCAACATGGCGCCGGCGCCCTACAAGAGCCGCGAGGAAATCGCCGTCGCGGCCGGGCGCCAGATCATGGAATTGCTCAAGATCAACCTGCGCCCGCGCGACATCTGCACCCGCGAAGCCTTTGAAAACGCGGCGCGCATCGTCGCGGCGACCGGCGGCTCGACCAACGGCGCGCTGCACCTGCCGGCCATGGCGCATGAATGCGGCATCGATTTCGACCTGTTCGACGTCGCCGACATCTTCAAGACCACGCCCTATATCGCCGATCTCAAGCCCGGCGGGCGCTATGTGGCCAAGGACATGTACGAGGCGGGCGGCATCTACATGCTGATGAAGACGCTCCATGCCGAGGGACTGCTGCATGGCGACTGCATGACCGTGACGGGCAAGACGCTGGCCGAGAATATCGATCAGGTGACCTGGAACCCCGACCAGAAGGTGATCTACGACGCCAAGGCCCCGATCACGCCCACCGGCGGCGTCGTCGGCCTCAAGGGCTCTCTGGCGCCCGAGGGGGCGATCGTGAAGGTCGCCGGCATGAAGCGGCTCCAGTTCACCGGCACCGCCAAGGTGTATGAGCGCGAGGAGGATGCCTTCGCCGCGGTCGAGGCGCAGCAGATCACCGACGGTGACGTGGTGGTGATCCGCTACGAAGGGCCGAAGGGCGGGCCGGGGATGCGCGAGATGCTCTCCACCACCGCCGCCCTCTACGGGCAGGGGCTGGGCGAGAAGGTGGCGCTCATCACCGACGGGCGCTTCTCCGGCGGCACGCGCGGTTTCTGCATCGGCCATGTCGGCCCCGAGGCGGCCGATGGCGGCCCGATCGCGCTGGTCGAGAATGGCGACAAGATCGCGATCGACGCCGAGGCGGGCACGATCGACCTGCTGGTGGACGAGGCCGTGCTTGCCGAACGCCGCGCCGCCTGGGTGCCGCGCCGCAACGATTATCAGGCGGGCGCGCTGTGGCGCTACGCCCAGAATGTCGGCCCGGCGTGGGCCGGCGCGGTGACCCACCCCGGCGGCAGGGCCGAAACCCATGTGTTCGCGGATATCTGA
- a CDS encoding monovalent cation:proton antiporter-2 (CPA2) family protein → MSEGSIVDGVIMLGAALAFVFLFRRLGLGAVLGYLVAGAVIGPQGLGWVGEAEQKLGIAELGIVLLLFLVGLELHPSRLWRLRRDIFGLGLAQVVVCGLALSAVIYTMTGFSLPAAIAIGMPLALSSTAQVLPMLRSAGRLNTPFGERSFSVLLFQDLSIVPLITIIAALSRAPADPSAPPGWMLAIYTVLAVAGLVAAGRWIINPLFRLIGGLGEREMFVAAGLFTVLASAALMEWLHLSTALGAFVAGVMLADSPYRHELEADVEPFRTILLGLFFLAVGMMLDLAAIAARPLFIVGLAVAVVAVKTLIIFLLARMFGIKGRQALGLGLLLSQGGEFGFVLFAQAANAQLIAPEAASLMGAVVTLSMATTPFLMILTRRFNEPKPAARDDLDGAEKSPPSSAIVVGYGRFGQTVAQMLMASGATVTIIDNKAEQIDIAARFDMKVYYGDGTRLDLLRQAGGDEARTIVFAMDGDQLSPEELTAALHSFRQAAIFVRAYDRRALLRYKGIDISATVREVYESAVKLGRLALGAIGLDEEQVDKIEQEYRLRDKARLRAQVEAGDIFAQPARDLMFRNDGRQEVE, encoded by the coding sequence ATGAGCGAGGGGTCGATCGTCGACGGCGTCATCATGCTGGGCGCCGCGCTGGCGTTCGTATTCCTCTTCCGCCGCCTCGGGCTCGGCGCGGTGCTGGGCTATCTCGTCGCCGGCGCGGTGATCGGCCCGCAGGGGCTCGGCTGGGTGGGGGAGGCCGAGCAGAAACTGGGCATCGCCGAACTCGGCATCGTCCTCCTCCTCTTCCTCGTCGGGCTGGAGCTGCATCCGAGCCGGCTGTGGCGGCTGCGGCGCGACATATTCGGGCTGGGGCTGGCACAGGTCGTGGTCTGCGGCCTCGCGCTCTCGGCGGTGATCTACACCATGACCGGCTTCAGCCTGCCAGCCGCCATCGCGATCGGGATGCCGCTGGCGCTGTCCTCCACCGCGCAGGTGCTGCCGATGCTGCGCTCCGCCGGCCGCCTCAACACCCCCTTCGGCGAGCGATCCTTCTCGGTCCTGCTGTTCCAGGATCTGTCGATCGTGCCGCTCATCACGATCATCGCCGCGCTCTCCCGCGCCCCGGCCGATCCCTCGGCGCCGCCGGGCTGGATGCTGGCGATCTATACCGTGCTGGCGGTGGCGGGGCTGGTCGCGGCGGGGCGCTGGATCATCAACCCGCTGTTCCGCCTGATCGGCGGCCTCGGCGAGCGCGAGATGTTCGTCGCCGCCGGTCTGTTCACGGTGCTGGCTTCGGCCGCGCTGATGGAATGGCTGCACCTCTCCACAGCGCTCGGCGCCTTCGTCGCGGGCGTGATGCTGGCGGATTCGCCCTATCGCCACGAGCTGGAGGCGGACGTCGAGCCGTTCCGCACGATCCTGCTCGGCCTGTTCTTCCTCGCCGTCGGCATGATGCTGGATCTGGCGGCGATCGCCGCGCGGCCTTTGTTCATCGTCGGCCTCGCCGTCGCGGTGGTTGCGGTCAAGACGCTCATCATCTTCCTGCTGGCCCGGATGTTCGGCATCAAGGGACGGCAGGCGCTCGGTCTCGGCCTGCTGCTCAGCCAGGGCGGCGAATTCGGCTTCGTGCTGTTCGCGCAGGCCGCCAATGCGCAGCTGATCGCGCCGGAGGCCGCCAGCCTGATGGGCGCCGTCGTCACCCTCTCGATGGCGACGACGCCGTTCCTGATGATCCTCACGCGCCGCTTCAACGAACCCAAGCCCGCCGCGCGCGACGATCTGGACGGGGCGGAGAAATCGCCCCCGTCGTCCGCGATCGTCGTCGGCTACGGCCGTTTCGGGCAGACGGTGGCGCAGATGCTGATGGCCTCGGGCGCGACCGTGACCATCATCGACAACAAGGCCGAGCAGATCGACATCGCCGCCCGCTTCGACATGAAGGTCTATTATGGCGACGGCACCCGGCTCGATCTGCTGCGGCAGGCGGGGGGTGACGAGGCGCGCACGATCGTGTTCGCGATGGATGGCGACCAGCTCAGTCCCGAGGAACTGACGGCGGCGCTCCACAGCTTCCGCCAGGCCGCCATCTTCGTGCGCGCCTACGATCGCCGTGCTTTGCTGCGCTACAAGGGCATCGATATCTCCGCCACGGTGCGCGAAGTCTATGAATCGGCCGTCAAGCTCGGCCGGCTGGCGCTGGGCGCGATCGGGCTGGACGAGGAGCAGGTCGACAAGATCGAGCAGGAATATCGCCTGCGCGACAAGGCGCGGCTTCGCGCCCAGGTCGAGGCGGGCGACATCTTCGCCCAGCCCGCGCGCGACCTGATGTTCCGCAACGACGGGCGGCAGGAGGTCGAATGA
- a CDS encoding class I SAM-dependent RNA methyltransferase, whose amino-acid sequence MTAELIVRIASRGDGITADGRKSPQAAPGDWLELDGSVTPGPHHVDPPCRHFPTCGGCQLMHVDDESYGGFAVDKIVGALRQQGIEPPEMAPIHLSPPRTRRRAALSIERKGRVVRVGFHEEASHRIVDMAECHILAPELFALVAPLRQLMARLLPDRGTATAQMTLTDSGVDLALEGMAAPGLEQSEALTMFAEGHGLARLSIDEGFGPETRWEPDAVTVTLGGVKVPLSAGAFLQATADGEAALVAAVIDAIGDAPTIADLFAGLGTFTLPLAARAKVYAAEGARDPMLALKGAAMQAGRAVFPEHRDLFRRPLSTSELDRFAAIVLDPPRAGAREQVATLAASTASRLAYVSCNPATFARDARALIAGGWRLDWIRPVGQFRWSTHVELASRFSR is encoded by the coding sequence ATGACCGCAGAATTGATCGTCCGCATCGCCTCGCGTGGCGATGGCATCACCGCCGATGGGCGCAAGTCGCCGCAGGCGGCGCCGGGCGACTGGCTGGAGCTGGACGGCAGCGTCACGCCGGGGCCGCACCATGTCGATCCGCCGTGCCGCCATTTCCCGACATGCGGCGGCTGCCAGCTGATGCATGTCGACGACGAATCCTATGGCGGGTTCGCGGTCGACAAGATCGTCGGCGCGCTGCGCCAGCAGGGGATCGAGCCGCCCGAGATGGCGCCGATCCACCTCTCGCCACCGCGCACCCGCCGTCGCGCCGCGCTGTCGATCGAGCGCAAGGGGCGGGTGGTGCGCGTCGGCTTCCACGAGGAGGCGAGCCACCGGATCGTCGATATGGCCGAATGTCACATCCTCGCGCCCGAACTGTTCGCTTTGGTCGCGCCGCTGCGCCAGCTGATGGCGCGCCTGCTGCCCGATCGCGGCACCGCGACGGCGCAGATGACGCTCACCGACAGCGGCGTCGATCTCGCGCTCGAGGGGATGGCGGCGCCCGGCCTCGAACAGAGCGAGGCGCTGACCATGTTTGCGGAAGGGCATGGCCTCGCCCGCCTGTCGATCGACGAAGGGTTCGGCCCCGAGACCCGCTGGGAGCCCGATGCGGTGACCGTCACGCTCGGCGGGGTGAAGGTGCCGCTCTCCGCCGGCGCCTTCCTCCAGGCGACCGCCGATGGCGAGGCGGCGCTGGTCGCGGCGGTGATCGACGCGATCGGCGACGCGCCCACCATCGCCGACCTGTTCGCCGGGCTCGGCACCTTCACTTTGCCGCTGGCGGCGCGGGCGAAGGTCTATGCGGCGGAGGGTGCGCGCGATCCAATGCTGGCGTTGAAGGGCGCCGCCATGCAGGCCGGCCGCGCGGTCTTTCCCGAACATCGCGACCTCTTCCGTCGCCCGCTCTCGACATCCGAGCTGGACCGCTTCGCCGCCATCGTCCTCGATCCGCCACGCGCCGGCGCCAGGGAACAGGTCGCAACGCTCGCCGCGTCGACGGCGTCGCGCCTGGCCTATGTCTCCTGCAACCCCGCCACCTTCGCCCGCGACGCACGGGCACTGATCGCGGGCGGCTGGCGGCTGGACTGGATACGGCCGGTGGGCCAGTTCCGCTGGTCCACGCACGTCGAGCTGGCGAGCCGTTTCAGTAGGTAA
- a CDS encoding CvpA family protein — MTMLDIVALVLLSGCAVLGLIRGFVTEVLSLAAWVLAVVALKFLGTPVTALFEGVIATHAGAAVLAFVLIFLVTYFVGKMAATAIGRRTRTSILGPVDRILGFGFGGLKGLLAATLLFLALNLGYDFLYGGQAERPEFIAKSRTYPLLNASGRSIMDWVKARQRAGAGAADNAADPPLENATE, encoded by the coding sequence CTGACCATGCTCGATATCGTCGCGCTCGTGTTGTTGAGCGGTTGCGCCGTGCTGGGCCTCATCCGGGGCTTCGTGACCGAGGTGCTGTCGCTCGCCGCGTGGGTGCTGGCGGTGGTGGCGCTGAAGTTCCTCGGCACGCCGGTCACCGCCCTCTTCGAAGGCGTGATCGCCACCCATGCCGGGGCGGCGGTGCTGGCCTTCGTGCTGATCTTCCTCGTCACCTATTTCGTCGGCAAGATGGCGGCGACGGCGATCGGGCGGCGGACGCGCACCTCTATCCTCGGCCCGGTCGATCGCATCCTCGGCTTCGGCTTCGGCGGGCTGAAGGGGCTGCTGGCGGCGACGCTCCTCTTCCTGGCGCTCAACCTGGGCTATGATTTCCTCTATGGTGGGCAGGCCGAGCGGCCCGAGTTCATCGCCAAGTCGCGCACCTATCCTTTGCTCAACGCCAGCGGCCGATCGATCATGGATTGGGTCAAGGCGCGCCAGCGGGCCGGGGCGGGCGCGGCGGACAATGCCGCCGACCCTCCGCTGGAGAATGCGACGGAATAG
- a CDS encoding DUF2842 domain-containing protein gives MNPTWRKPAGMILIIAIITLWCAVVVTVADAAALPTWAALLLYVGAGIAWLWLFPMRRILYWMEHGRWRP, from the coding sequence ATGAACCCCACCTGGCGCAAGCCTGCCGGCATGATCCTCATCATCGCCATCATCACGCTCTGGTGCGCCGTCGTCGTCACCGTCGCCGACGCCGCCGCGCTGCCGACATGGGCGGCGCTGCTGCTGTATGTCGGCGCCGGAATCGCCTGGCTGTGGCTGTTTCCGATGCGGCGGATTCTCTACTGGATGGAGCATGGCCGCTGGCGGCCATGA
- a CDS encoding GGDEF domain-containing protein, with product MLFTNGLDPSPVNFSLGHRYWTGEDPEFNSLIDETIAQSGGLSSVAAAAIVAERSVELSAVDLARLAAEAQERLGRIADQMAGTGEEVRSYGVALEENAAGLSAGADPRAIVETLIGLTSAMIARTREVERDLRQTGDDMRGMRASLADAQASANKDALTGLPNRRALDARFAQSIEGCNRDGTALTIAICDIDNFKGINDGFGHQIGDEVIKFVGSSLADKDAAVFTARYGGEEFVVLFEGIELGDAVARVDRIRAAISARELRITATGQTLGKISFSAGVSACNPGDGAYAVLRRADNALYAAKRAGRNRVIAG from the coding sequence ATGCTGTTCACCAACGGCCTCGATCCCAGCCCGGTCAACTTCTCGCTCGGCCACCGCTACTGGACCGGGGAAGACCCGGAATTCAACAGCCTGATCGACGAGACGATCGCGCAATCGGGTGGCCTTTCCTCCGTGGCGGCCGCCGCGATCGTCGCCGAGCGCAGCGTCGAACTGTCGGCGGTCGATCTCGCCCGCCTCGCCGCCGAGGCGCAGGAGCGGCTGGGCCGCATCGCCGACCAGATGGCGGGCACGGGCGAGGAGGTGCGGTCCTATGGCGTGGCGCTGGAGGAGAATGCCGCCGGGCTCTCGGCCGGCGCGGACCCGCGCGCCATCGTCGAGACGCTGATCGGCCTGACCAGCGCGATGATCGCCCGCACGCGCGAGGTGGAGCGCGACCTGCGCCAGACCGGAGACGACATGCGCGGCATGCGCGCCAGCCTCGCCGACGCGCAGGCCAGCGCCAACAAGGATGCGCTGACCGGCCTGCCCAACCGCCGCGCGCTCGACGCGCGCTTCGCGCAATCGATCGAGGGCTGCAACCGCGACGGCACCGCGCTGACCATCGCGATCTGCGACATCGACAATTTCAAGGGCATCAACGACGGCTTCGGCCACCAGATCGGCGACGAGGTCATCAAGTTCGTCGGATCGTCGCTGGCCGACAAGGATGCCGCCGTGTTCACCGCGCGCTATGGCGGCGAGGAATTCGTCGTGCTGTTCGAGGGGATCGAACTGGGTGACGCGGTGGCACGGGTCGATCGCATCCGCGCGGCGATCTCGGCACGCGAGCTGCGGATCACCGCCACGGGGCAGACCTTGGGCAAGATCAGCTTCTCGGCGGGGGTTTCGGCCTGCAATCCGGGTGACGGCGCCTATGCGGTGCTGCGCCGGGCGGACAATGCGCTGTACGCGGCCAAGCGCGCCGGGCGGAACCGGGTGATCGCGGGGTAA